A region of Vigna radiata var. radiata cultivar VC1973A chromosome 6, Vradiata_ver6, whole genome shotgun sequence DNA encodes the following proteins:
- the LOC106764612 gene encoding L-type lectin-domain containing receptor kinase IX.1-like has protein sequence MLLFCIYSFITDKLKVAFFQVSIFTHQTMSGNHHFLLFIFFTTFSFFSPIHSLFFNITNFDDPTTSSDISYQGDGRSTNGSIDLNKVSYYFRVGRALYSKPLHLWDPSSNVVTDFVTRFTFSIDRVNNSETSYADGFAFYLAPLGYQIPPNSAGGTFALFNATTNSELPENHVFAVEFDTFIGSTDPPMKHVGVDDNSLTSVAFANFDIDKNLGKMCHTLITYTASTQTLFVAWSFKGIPTTKDNDNNSSLSYQIDLKKILPEWVNIGFSASTGLYTEHNVIYSWEFNSTLKDSSVDNEGVKLKHKGSKLVLIVAVLCPLVLLLVAASIFVFVLIRKKRRMDDCMLYDVGDDEVGPTSVKFDLDRGTIPRRFEYKELVDATNGFSDERRLGQGASGQVYKGVLSYLGRVVAVKRIFADFENSERVFTNEVRIISRLIHKNLVQFIGWCHEEGEFMLVFEYMQNGSLDSHLFGNKRILEWRARYKIALGVVTALQYLHEDAEQCVLHRDIKSANVLLDMEFNTKVGDFGMAKLVDPRLRTQRTGVVGTYGYLAPEYVNGGRASRESDIYSFGVVALEIASGRRTYQDGEFHVSLMNWVWQLYVEGELMRAADEKLKEEFDENEMRSLLVVGLWCTNPNDKERPKAAEIMKVLQLQSPLPLLPLDMYERAPPMQPIRMPHHHSGQSSPITNSLVSVGR, from the coding sequence ATGCTTTTGTTTTgcatatattcattcatcaCTGACAAGTTGAAGGTTGCATTTTTCCAAGTTTCAATCTTCACTCACCAAACCATGTCAGGCAATCATCACTTCcttctcttcatcttcttcaccaccttctccttcttctctccCATTCATTCCCTCTTCTTCAACATAACCAACTTTGATGATCCAACAACCTCGTCCGACATATCCTACCAGGGTGATGGAAGATCAACCAACGGCTCCATCGACCTCAACAAAGTTAGCTACTATTTTCGTGTCGGAAGGGCTCTCTACTCCAAACCCCTCCACCTCTGGGACCCATCTTCCAATGTAGTCACCGACTTTGTCACACGCTTCACCTTCTCCATTGATAGAGTAAACAACTCTGAGACCTCTTATGCAGATGGCTTTGCGTTTTACCTAGCTCCTCTTGGCTACCAGATCCCACCAAATTCTGCAGGTGGCACCTTTGCCCTCTTCAACGCCACCACAAACAGTGAACTCCCTGAAAACCATGTTTTTGCTGTGGAGTTTGACACCTTCATTGGCTCCACTGATCCCCCAATGAAACATGTCGGTGTAGACGACAACTCTTTAACCTCTGTGGCGTTTGCGAACTTTGACATCGACAAGAACCTCGGAAAAATGTGTCACACTTTGATCACCTACACCGCCTCCACTCAAACCCTCTTTGTTGCTTGGTCCTTCAAAGGAATACCAACCACAAAGGACAACGACAACAACTCCTCTCTGTCTTACCAGATCGACCTCAAGAAAATTCTTCCAGAGTGGGTCAATATTGGTTTCTCTGCCTCAACCGGACTTTACACTGAACACAATGTTATTTATTCGTGGGAGTTCAACTCCACTTTGAAAGATTCCTCCGTGGATAATGAGGGTGTGAAACTAAAACACAAAGGGTCAAAGCTTGTGTTAATAGTTGCGGTTCTCTGTCCACTGGTTCTTCTTTTAGTGGCGGCGAGTATTTTTGTCTTCGTGTTGAtaaggaaaaagagaagaatggATGATTGTATGTTATATGATGTTGGAGACGACGAGGTGGGTCCAACTTCAGTTAAATTTGATCTGGATAGAGGAACTATCCCGAGAAGATTCGAGTACAAAGAGCTTGTGGATGCCACTAACGGTTTTTCAGACGAAAGAAGGCTGGGACAAGGAGCTTCGGGGCAGGTATACAAGGGTGTGTTGAGTTACCTGGGAAGAGTTGTGGCGGTGAAGAGAATATTTGCAGACTTCGAGAATTCAGAGAGAGTGTTCACGAACGAGGTGAGGATAATAAGCCGTTTAATCCACAAAAACTTGGTCCAGTTCATAGGGTGGTGTCACGAAGAAGGTGAATTTATGTTGGTTTTCGAGTACATGCAAAATGGAAGCCTAGACTCTCATTTGTTTGGAAACAAGAGGATTTTGGAGTGGCGTGCGAGGTACAAGATTGCTTTAGGTGTGGTAACTGCGCTTCAATATCTTCACGAGGACGCAGAGCAATGTGTGCTACACAGGGACATAAAATCAGCGAATGTGTTGTTGGACATGGAATTCAACACAAAGGTGGGGGATTTTGGCATGGCGAAATTGGTGGATCCAAGGCTGAGAACTCAACGAACTGGGGTGGTTGGAACTTATGGTTACTTAGCACCTGAATATGTGAACGGAGGAAGAGCAAGCAGGGAATCAGATATATACAGTTTTGGAGTGGTGGCATTGGAGATAGCAAGTGGGAGGAGGACATACCAAGATGGTGAGTTTCATGTTAGTTTGATGAATTGGGTGTGGCAGCTTTATGTGGAAGGAGAACTTATGAGAGCTGCAGATGAGAAACTGAAAGAGGAGTTTGATGAGAATGAGATGAGAAGTTTGCTTGTGGTGGGTTTGTGGTGCACAAACCCTAATGATAAAGAGAGGCCTAAGGCTGCAGAAATCATGAAGGTTTTGCAGCTTCAATCACCATTGCCGCTGCTTCCACTTGATATGTATGAACGTGCTCCTCCCATGCAACCCATTAGGATGCCACATCATCATTCAGGCCAATCTTCACCCATTACTAATAGTCTTGTTAGTGTTGGAAGATAg